A genomic segment from Malaclemys terrapin pileata isolate rMalTer1 chromosome 1, rMalTer1.hap1, whole genome shotgun sequence encodes:
- the LOC128833903 gene encoding transcriptional regulator QRICH1-like encodes MYHSIQYEDHQSMKAHSVPQHHMKVFLDSLSNQGPEEVQQFVHSPISVYQQGNHYIYMGSTDVAGPLLELVHPVTSPLQHPALSYCGPLEQQHIQVCHTPSQQGHQIEMQQNHLFKQVQLQIDAQPSPEGQFNTSTSVCERRLSCISQPMKKRKIDMSVEENYSNSQGALQNIPITVLTMPTSTQQQAYNSLQELLTVDSNQLYGLAPATGTNGHLPDVESWAVCPTHAICPEAQNMVNTPVYRDACGIIQIGEMAMNMTSIKLEESKDNIQSVSEARKSIQESPVPSTPCFPVQCVNKNGNMHLPLTVQSGKRMYQSSEYWDEQQMQDSQSLPHLQIQTNLYLPCKLKPEEGANFWKNWAQMKNEAVWKDAGKNPQGFGRRKPMTFREDVLSVPIAELNYGLCLMTKEARKEDGSSYDADMLYYLFLCIQKYMFDNDRIDNIFADLYYVKFLERLHGVMKGWCPKVSPSGYILSSCIMEEMLWDCKQLGAHSPATLLFTLMYFNTKYFILKTVEQHAQLAFSKILKQTRKNTGIGKDKCSIIRFLRLYGQILGGRKDETYVEQPENPDNPLQCPIKLYDFYCFKCPQGVKGPSDTFYLVPEPVVAPNSPIWYSAQPVKVDVMEQMLTRILMVKEVQEAHAKTHISA; translated from the exons ATGTATCATTCCATCCAGTATGAAGATCACCAAAGTATGAAAGCCCATTCAGTACCTCAACATCACATGAAAGTATTTCTAGACTCATTAAGTAATCAAGGACCAGAAGAAGTACAGCAGTTTGTGCATTCTCCAATCTCGGTATACCAACAAGGAAATCATTATATATACATGGGCAGCACCGATGTAGCAGGGCCTTTGTTAGAGTTAGTGCATCCAGTTACATCTCCTCTCCAACATCCAGCACTAAGCTACTGTGGACCACTGGAGCAGCAGCATATTCAAGTGTGCCATACACCGTCTCAACAAGGCCATCAAATAGAAATGCAGCAAAATCATTTGTTCAAACAAGTACAACTGCAGATAGACGCTCAGCCCTCCCCTGAAGGGCAATTTAATACATCAACCTCTGTATGTGAAAGAAGACTGTCATGTATTTCTCAACCtatgaagaaaaggaaaattgaCATGTCAGTAGAAGAGAACTACAGTAATAGTCAAGGTGCTCTGCAGAATATACCTATTACTGTACTAACAATGCCTACCAGTACCCAACAGCAGGCTTACAATTCTCTTCAAGAACTGCTAACAGTAGATAGCAATCAACTGTATGGGCTTGCACCTGCTACAGGAACAAATGGTCATCTGCCAGATGTAGAATCCTGGGCAGTTTGTCCTACTCATGCAATTTGCCCTGAAGCTCAGAATATGGTGAATACCCCTGTTTATCGGGATGCCTGTGGTATTATTCAGATCGGTGAAATGGCTATGAATATGACTAGCATTAAGTTAGAAGAAAGCAAGGATAATATTCAATCTGTTTCAGAAGCTAGAAAGAGTATTCAGGAGAGTCCTGTTCCTAGCACACCCTGTTTCCCAGTGCAGTGTGTAAATAAGAATGGAAATATGCACCTTCCTCTCACTGTACAGAGTGGAAAGAGGATGTATCAATCCTCTGAATACTGGGATGAACAACAGATGCAG GATTCTCAATCACTGCCACacttgcagatacagactaattTATATCTTCCTTGCAAACTCAAACCAGAAGAAGGAGCTAATTTCTGGAAGAACTGGGCACAAATGAAAAATGAGGCTGTATGGAAAGATGCTGGAAAAAACCCTCAGGGATTTGGAA GAAGAAAACCAATGACTTTTAGGGAAGATGTCCTTTCAGTGCCAATAGCAGAACTGAATTATGGGCTGTGCCTAATGACCAAAGAAGCTAGAAAGGAAGATGGTTCCTCTTATGACGCAGACATgttgtattatttatttctttgtattcAAAAG TATATGTTTGACAATGACAGAATTGACAACATATTTGCTGATCTTTATTATGTGAAGTTTTTGGAAAGACTTCATGGAGTGATGAAGGGATGGTGTCCAAAAGTGAGCCCCTCTG GGTATATTCTGTCTAGCTGTATCATGGAGGAAATGTTATGGGATTGCAAACAACTTGGAGCACATTCTCCTGCTACTCTCCTGTTCACACTGATGTATTTCAACACTAA GTATTTCATATTGAAAACTGTGGAGCAGCATGCACAGCTAGCCttttccaaaatactgaagcagacCAGGAAAAATACAGGCATCGGAAAGGACAAATGTTCTATAATACGATTCCTGAGGCTTTATGGACAGATTCTTGGAGGACGAAAAG ATGAGACTTATGTGGAACAACCTGAAAACCCAGACAACCCTTTGCAGTGCCCCATAAAATTGTATGATTTCTATTGCTTTAAATG CCCCCAAGGTGTCAAAGGGCCAAGTGATACCTTCTATCTGGTCCCTGAACCAGTCGTGGCACCAAACAGTCCTATCTGGTACTCTGCTCAGCCTGTGAAAGTGGATGTGATGGAGCAGATGTTGACCAGAATTCTGATGGTCAAGGAGGTCCAAGAAGCACATGCGAAGACCCATATATCCGCATAG